Proteins encoded in a region of the Dethiosulfovibrio russensis genome:
- a CDS encoding sulfite exporter TauE/SafE family protein, which translates to MHLDSFQILALALSGLIAGLSKSALPGTAILMVPLMASAFPAKLSVGLSLPILIAADIVSAPSYRFEAAKERRLILTLLAGAVVGIGLGCLLMERIDGELFRSVIGWVVLSMLGLRILSSRRKKEGSTSEGMRPSLRFIFGLAAGTATALANVAGPIISLHMIMSGLPKRRFIAASVWFFLVANVLKVPFYWSIGIVNPNTLKADLIAAPFVALGVWSGLKLVGRIKQNLFITVVTVLTFVAAIRLILN; encoded by the coding sequence TTGCATTTAGACAGCTTTCAGATATTGGCGCTTGCCCTGTCGGGACTTATAGCGGGGCTTTCCAAGTCGGCTCTGCCCGGGACGGCCATCCTCATGGTCCCGCTCATGGCATCGGCCTTCCCGGCCAAACTGTCGGTCGGGCTGTCTCTGCCCATTCTGATAGCGGCGGATATCGTCTCCGCCCCGAGCTACAGGTTCGAGGCCGCCAAGGAAAGGAGACTGATCCTCACCCTTCTGGCTGGGGCGGTCGTAGGAATCGGCCTGGGATGCCTTTTGATGGAGAGGATAGACGGGGAGCTGTTTCGATCCGTCATAGGCTGGGTGGTTCTGTCCATGCTGGGGCTGAGGATTCTGTCGTCACGACGGAAAAAGGAGGGATCCACCTCCGAGGGGATGAGACCCTCCCTAAGGTTTATTTTCGGGCTCGCCGCCGGAACGGCGACGGCCCTGGCCAACGTGGCGGGACCGATCATATCGCTCCACATGATAATGTCCGGTTTGCCTAAACGACGTTTCATCGCCGCAAGCGTCTGGTTCTTTCTGGTGGCCAACGTCTTGAAAGTCCCGTTCTACTGGTCCATCGGGATCGTAAACCCGAACACCCTTAAGGCTGATCTTATCGCCGCGCCTTTCGTCGCTCTAGGGGTCTGGTCGGGGCTGAAGTTGGTGGGAAGAATAAAGCAGAATCTCTTCATAACGGTCGTGACGGTACTGACTTTCGTCGCGGCGATACGTCTAATACTGAACTGA
- a CDS encoding uroporphyrinogen decarboxylase family protein has translation MKGCPVSKNGAMPDAIGARYSFPQVHRNGELMAQVAEELMREEGDVYCSVPFCSTVEAEAFGAQVRMGDHRTTPLIPKCPWDDPDMIPKEIPSPDSGRMGEVMKAVSILRGKGFPVILKVSGPFSTLMGLLDPKALFRTARKDPGRIETVLERISAYSLACAKEAARRDVSIISLAEPSATPDLLGPKRFEKLVSPALTRLLRDMDRLDGPWSGFLCGRLSSSMEDIGAISGHTVEMGSGRYGDHLETLRARGIRWFGGGCVAQTPADACRIRTIDVTD, from the coding sequence ATGAAGGGCTGCCCTGTGTCGAAGAACGGGGCCATGCCGGACGCCATAGGCGCTCGTTATTCCTTCCCCCAGGTACACCGCAACGGGGAGCTCATGGCCCAGGTGGCGGAGGAACTGATGCGGGAAGAAGGGGACGTCTACTGTTCCGTGCCTTTCTGTTCCACCGTGGAGGCCGAGGCCTTCGGGGCGCAGGTCAGGATGGGGGACCACAGGACCACCCCCCTCATACCCAAGTGTCCATGGGACGACCCCGACATGATCCCGAAGGAGATCCCGTCGCCTGACTCCGGCAGGATGGGTGAGGTCATGAAGGCGGTGTCCATTCTGAGGGGAAAGGGATTCCCCGTAATATTGAAGGTTTCCGGGCCCTTCTCCACCCTGATGGGGCTGCTGGATCCAAAGGCCCTGTTCCGAACCGCCAGAAAAGACCCCGGCAGAATAGAGACCGTTCTGGAGAGGATCTCGGCCTACTCTCTCGCCTGTGCAAAGGAGGCGGCGAGACGGGATGTCTCGATAATCTCCCTGGCGGAGCCCTCTGCCACCCCCGACCTTCTAGGCCCGAAACGGTTCGAAAAGCTGGTCTCCCCCGCTCTGACCAGGCTGTTGAGGGATATGGACCGATTGGACGGACCGTGGAGCGGGTTTCTGTGCGGACGGCTCTCGTCGTCCATGGAGGATATAGGGGCCATATCGGGACATACCGTGGAGATGGGATCGGGAAGATACGGAGATCACCTCGAGACCCTCAGAGCTCGGGGGATCCGGTGGTTCGGAGGGGGCTGCGTGGCACAGACTCCCGCCGACGCCTGTAGGATACGGACCATAGACGTGACGGACTAA